From a single Adhaeribacter swui genomic region:
- a CDS encoding DoxX family protein translates to MSKRNKIMYWVATLWLALGMFSTGLVQLLRVPAEVENITQLVYPEYFLTLLGTWKILGVIAVLIPGQAVVKEWAYAGFFLAMSGATFSRIAAGSSVNEVFPSLLLLVLTIVSWYFRPPNRKVVGFTPNS, encoded by the coding sequence ATGAGCAAAAGAAATAAAATCATGTATTGGGTTGCCACTCTTTGGTTGGCCCTCGGTATGTTTTCTACCGGACTTGTGCAGTTGTTGCGGGTACCGGCAGAAGTAGAAAATATAACCCAATTAGTTTATCCGGAGTATTTTCTGACTTTACTCGGTACCTGGAAAATTTTGGGAGTAATAGCGGTGTTAATTCCTGGTCAGGCGGTAGTAAAAGAATGGGCCTACGCTGGCTTTTTCTTAGCTATGTCGGGCGCTACTTTTTCCCGGATTGCTGCCGGCAGTTCCGTTAATGAGGTTTTTCCTTCGTTGTTATTGCTGGTTTTAACAATTGTGTCCTGGTATTTTCGTCCACCAAATAGGAAAGTGGTTGGTTTCACGCCTAATTCATAA
- a CDS encoding SRPBCC domain-containing protein: protein MKQKTNVHAEEGKQDLLITREFNLPLELLFKAYSEPELVEQWMGTKVLKLENKHHGSWQYQTSDAQGNVVFQAHGVIHEFSPEQKITRTFEMENAPFGVQLEFLEFEKLTETTSKLNMQIIYQSVSHRNQMLQLPFAQGLNMAHNRLQDLIGKLQIN from the coding sequence ATGAAACAAAAAACCAACGTGCATGCCGAAGAAGGTAAACAAGATTTGCTCATTACCCGTGAATTTAACTTGCCCCTGGAGTTGCTTTTTAAAGCCTACTCCGAACCTGAGCTGGTGGAGCAATGGATGGGAACCAAAGTGCTGAAGCTAGAAAACAAACATCACGGCAGTTGGCAGTACCAAACCTCCGATGCGCAAGGCAATGTAGTGTTTCAGGCGCACGGGGTCATTCATGAGTTCAGTCCCGAACAAAAAATTACCCGCACTTTTGAAATGGAAAATGCGCCGTTTGGGGTGCAGCTAGAATTCCTGGAATTTGAAAAATTAACCGAAACTACCAGCAAACTGAACATGCAAATTATTTACCAGTCGGTTTCCCACCGCAACCAAATGCTCCAACTGCCCTTTGCCCAAGGACTGAACATGGCTCATAACCGGTTACAAGACCTCATAGGTAAATTACAAATTAATTAA
- a CDS encoding ArsR/SmtB family transcription factor, translating into MNLRRDVFQAIADPTRRAILLLVAAQAMPAGAIAANFDTARPTVSKHLQILTECELLQQQQQGREIYYHLNPKKIKEVADFIEPFRQMWDERFNKLEDIMQHYQPKK; encoded by the coding sequence ATGAATTTAAGACGAGATGTTTTTCAAGCCATCGCCGATCCTACGCGCCGGGCTATCCTGCTTCTGGTAGCCGCGCAAGCCATGCCGGCCGGTGCCATTGCCGCTAATTTTGATACAGCACGCCCCACTGTTTCAAAGCATTTACAAATTTTAACTGAGTGCGAGTTACTGCAGCAGCAGCAACAAGGCCGGGAAATTTACTACCATCTCAATCCCAAAAAAATAAAAGAAGTAGCCGACTTTATTGAACCTTTCCGGCAAATGTGGGACGAGCGATTTAATAAGCTGGAAGACATTATGCAGCATTATCAACCCAAAAAATAA
- a CDS encoding phytanoyl-CoA dioxygenase family protein: METTPKKLTADQIDQFVQQGFVKIENAFPSDVAAEARAILWHDTGCNPHDPATWTQPVIRLGNYHQEPFRQAANTPVLHQAFNDLVGQDQWLPRTTLGTFPVRFPSAQDPADTGWHVDASFPGTEPENYLAWRINVKSRGRALLMLFLFSDVSEDDAPTRIKVSSHVEVACLLQPFGETGLSFMELATQLPTLKATPEVLATGPAGTVYLCHPFLVHAAQPHHGTSPRFLAQPPLHPRTELDPFAPGKTYNPVEKAIRLGLGLD; the protein is encoded by the coding sequence ATGGAAACTACGCCAAAAAAATTAACGGCAGACCAGATTGATCAGTTTGTGCAGCAAGGATTTGTGAAAATAGAAAATGCTTTTCCCAGCGATGTAGCAGCCGAAGCCCGCGCCATTTTGTGGCACGATACAGGCTGCAATCCGCATGACCCGGCCACCTGGACACAACCCGTTATCCGGCTGGGGAATTACCACCAGGAGCCTTTCCGGCAAGCCGCAAACACGCCGGTCTTGCACCAGGCTTTTAACGATCTGGTAGGTCAAGACCAATGGCTGCCCCGTACCACTTTAGGTACTTTTCCGGTGCGTTTTCCCAGCGCACAAGACCCCGCCGATACCGGTTGGCACGTAGATGCCAGCTTTCCGGGTACTGAACCAGAAAATTACCTGGCCTGGCGCATTAACGTAAAATCCAGAGGCCGGGCTTTGTTAATGCTGTTTCTTTTCTCGGATGTAAGCGAAGACGATGCGCCTACCCGCATTAAGGTAAGCTCGCATGTAGAAGTCGCCTGCTTGTTGCAACCCTTCGGCGAGACTGGATTATCTTTTATGGAGTTAGCAACGCAATTGCCCACCCTAAAAGCCACCCCCGAAGTATTAGCCACCGGCCCGGCCGGTACCGTTTATTTGTGCCACCCTTTTTTGGTACATGCCGCCCAGCCCCACCACGGCACCTCGCCCCGCTTCCTGGCCCAACCACCTTTACACCCCAGAACCGAACTCGACCCGTTTGCCCCCGGAAAAACTTATAACCCAGTAGAAAAAGCCATCCGGTTAGGTTTAGGATTAGACTGA
- a CDS encoding pseudouridine synthase: MPHQHFMLHKPYGYLSQFVGESKKKKRLGDLFPFPEGSMAIGRLDEASEGLLLLTTNGKVSTLITSSKLEKEYYAQVDGLITPEAVAQLQQGVEIGLRNEKYQTKPCWAYIPEIIPDFGERSRKIRDERHGPTSWVSITLTEGKNRQIRKMTAAVGFPTLRLVRVRIGAFHLGNLPVGEVLDITNQMEEMLQLHF; the protein is encoded by the coding sequence ATGCCCCATCAACATTTTATGCTGCACAAACCTTATGGTTATTTAAGCCAGTTTGTGGGAGAATCGAAAAAGAAAAAACGTTTGGGCGATTTGTTTCCTTTTCCGGAAGGATCCATGGCCATTGGCCGCCTCGACGAAGCCAGCGAAGGTTTATTGTTACTCACCACCAACGGCAAGGTAAGCACCTTAATAACCAGCAGTAAACTGGAAAAAGAGTATTACGCCCAGGTAGATGGCTTAATTACCCCGGAAGCCGTAGCGCAACTGCAACAAGGAGTAGAAATTGGTTTGCGCAACGAAAAATACCAGACGAAACCTTGCTGGGCTTATATTCCCGAAATTATACCGGATTTTGGGGAGCGCAGCCGTAAAATCCGCGACGAGCGCCATGGGCCTACCAGTTGGGTATCCATAACCTTAACCGAAGGCAAAAACCGGCAAATCCGCAAAATGACCGCTGCCGTTGGTTTTCCTACTTTACGGTTAGTACGGGTGCGCATCGGGGCTTTTCACCTGGGCAACCTGCCGGTCGGCGAAGTTCTGGATATAACTAACCAAATGGAAGAAATGCTTCAACTGCATTTTTAA
- a CDS encoding SDR family oxidoreductase, whose product MVAIITGASSGIGRATALEFARQGISVVLAARNETALEELAQKCTNLGAEALAVPTDVSNEDEVNALANRALAHFGHFDIWVNNAAVSLFGNFDEIPTNDIRQLMEINVFGYIYGARAALRHFRDRNVGLLINVSSMTALVGQPFSVPYSISKFAVRGLSLSLAQEVADKSNIHVSCVLPAVIDTPIFQHAANYMGKNVKAPEPVIPATDVAKAIFKLTQSPKEEIAVGNMARMLRAQRLVMPAGMFDKRIQKMIRQKHFNNENSQSYQGNLYQPDLNHTRIDGGWVALSKIKNKKKKQGSTFNVVSGFATLFLVGGILGAAWINNKINSTVPATI is encoded by the coding sequence ATGGTAGCAATCATAACAGGTGCATCCAGTGGTATTGGCCGGGCTACCGCCCTGGAATTTGCGCGACAAGGTATATCGGTGGTATTGGCTGCCCGTAACGAAACTGCCTTGGAAGAACTAGCCCAGAAATGCACGAACCTGGGCGCGGAGGCTTTAGCCGTTCCTACGGATGTAAGCAACGAAGACGAAGTAAACGCCTTGGCTAATCGCGCATTGGCGCATTTCGGGCATTTTGATATTTGGGTAAACAACGCAGCCGTATCGCTTTTCGGGAATTTTGACGAAATTCCTACCAACGATATCCGGCAACTTATGGAGATAAACGTATTTGGGTATATATACGGGGCACGGGCAGCTTTACGGCACTTCCGCGACCGCAATGTGGGTTTGCTCATTAACGTTTCCTCAATGACCGCCTTGGTAGGCCAGCCGTTTAGCGTGCCGTATTCCATCAGCAAATTTGCGGTGCGGGGTTTAAGTTTAAGCTTGGCGCAGGAAGTAGCCGATAAGTCCAACATTCACGTGAGTTGCGTATTACCAGCTGTAATTGATACGCCTATTTTTCAGCACGCAGCTAATTACATGGGTAAAAACGTAAAAGCCCCTGAACCGGTAATTCCGGCTACCGATGTGGCTAAAGCTATTTTTAAATTAACTCAATCGCCGAAAGAAGAAATTGCCGTGGGCAACATGGCCCGGATGCTGCGCGCGCAACGCCTGGTAATGCCGGCCGGTATGTTCGATAAACGCATCCAGAAAATGATCCGGCAAAAACATTTTAACAACGAAAATTCCCAATCGTATCAAGGCAACTTGTACCAACCCGACCTCAATCATACCCGCATAGATGGTGGCTGGGTGGCGCTATCCAAAATTAAAAACAAAAAGAAAAAACAAGGCAGCACCTTTAATGTGGTGTCGGGTTTTGCTACTTTGTTTTTGGTGGGTGGTATTCTGGGCGCCGCCTGGATTAACAACAAAATAAACAGCACCGTACCCGCCACGATTTAA